From Falco cherrug isolate bFalChe1 chromosome 4, bFalChe1.pri, whole genome shotgun sequence, one genomic window encodes:
- the MIDN gene encoding midnolin, translated as MDPQPGARSCSRGAPACEVVPNEPPMNLYINTTTGTRYELSVPAEETVEGLKRRLSQRLKVPKERLALLHKESRLSSGKLQDLGVVEGSKLTLVPTVEAGLMSQASRPEQSVMQALESLTETQVNDFLSGRSPLTLALRVGDHMMFVQLQLAAQQSSGQLQHRHVIASRGEAGAAASPHCRTLHGGTGSGFARIPVVPTCQQSPAPSPAPTAPAPPMYCNAPHPTPVTAGMFRSHGASTQTVNSSVVSSCSEVDCSTRSSSSPGSSPAPTARSRKPGAVIESFVNHAPGVFSGTFSGTLHPNCQDSSGRPRRDIGTILQILNDLLSATRHYQGMPQSLTQLRCQTQFSSSSSPPASPDLTTKTTSEPLPAAAASPPLHPVVQCQSQIRMCKPSGDRLRQTENRATRCKVERLQLLMQQKRLRRKARRDARAPYHWLPNRKSSRTNSNSSVSSEGSLDLDFEDSVWKPEVKADMKSEFVVA; from the exons ATGGACCCGCAGCCCGGCgccaggagctgcagccgcGGGGCTCCCGCCTGCGAGGTGGTCCCGAACGAGCCCCCCATGAACCTCTACATCAACACCACCACCGGGACCCGCTATGAGCTCTCCGTGCCCGCCGAGGAGACGGTGGAGGGGCTGAAGCGGCGGCTGTCCCAGCGGCTCAAGGTGCCCAAGGAGcggctggctctgctgcacaAAGAGAG CCGGCTCAGCTCTGGAAAACTGCAGGACCTGGGGGTCGTGGAAGGAAGCAAGCTGACGCTGGTGCCCACCGTGGAGGCCGGTTTGATG tcccAGGCATCCAGGCCGGAACAGTCGGTGATGCAAGCTCTGGAAAGCTTAACTGAAACTCAG GTCAATGACTTCTTGTCGGGACGGTCCCCGCTGACCCTGGCACTGCGTGTGGGTGACCATATGATGTTCgtgcagctccagctggcagctcagcagagcagcgGGCAGCTCCAGCACCGGCATGTCATCGCCAGCCGGGGCGAGGCGGGGGCCGCCGCCAGCCCCCACTGCCGGACACTGCATGGTGGTACCGGCTCCGGCTTTGCCCGCATCCCTGTGGTGCCCACGTGCCAGCAGAgcccggcccccagccctgcgcccACTGCGCCAGCCCCCCCCATGTACTGTaatgccccccaccccactcccgTCACCGCTGGGATGTTCCGGTCGCACGGGGCCAGCACGCAGACAGTGAACAGCAGCGTGGTCTCCTCCTGCTCAGAG GTGGACTGCAGCacccgcagcagcagctccccgggcagcagccctgcccccaCGGCCCGATCCCGCAAACCCGGTGCGGTCATCGAGAGCTTCGTCAACCACGCGCCTGGGGTCTTCTCAGGGACCTTCTCCG GCACTTTGCACCCCAACTGCCAGGACAGCAGtgggcggccgcggcgggacATCGGCACCATTCTGCAGATCCTGAACGACCTCCTCAGCGCCACGCGACACTACCAGGGCATGCCCCAGTCCCTGACACAGCTCCGCTGCCAGACGcagttctcctcctcctcctcgccccccgcctccccagACCTCACCACCAAAACTACCTCAGAGCCGCTGCCCGCGGCCGCAGCCTCCCCCCCCCTGCACCCCGTCGTCCAGTGCCAAAGCCAGATCCGGATGTGCAAGCCCAGCG GCGACCGCTTGCGGCAGACGGAGAACCGGGCGACGCGCTGCAAGGTGGAGCGGCTGCAGCTATTGATGCAGCAGAAGCGGCTGCGCAGGAAGGCTCGCCGGGACGCCCGAGCCCCCTACCACTGGTTGCCCAACCGCAAGTCCAGCCGGaccaacagcaacagcagcgtCTCCAGCGAGGGCAGCCTGGACCTGGACTTCGAGGACTCGGTTTGGAAGCCAGAGGTCAAGGCGGACATGAAATCGGAGTTTGTCGTAGCATAG